A region from the Papio anubis isolate 15944 chromosome 6, Panubis1.0, whole genome shotgun sequence genome encodes:
- the TRERF1 gene encoding transcriptional-regulating factor 1 isoform X6 produces MGDQQLYKTNHVAHGSENLFYQQPPLGVHGGLNHNYGNAVTGGGMDAPQASPISPHFPQETRDGLGLPVGSKNLGQMDTSRQGGWGSHAGPGNHVQLRGNLANSNMMWGAPAQAEPTDGYQYTYSQASEIRTQKLTSGVLHKLDSFTQVFANQNLRIQVNNMAQVLHTQSAVMDGAPDSALRQLLSQKPMEPPAPAIPSRYQQVSQQPHPGFTGGLSKPALQVGQHPTQGHLYYDYQQPLAQVPVQGGQPLQAPQMLSQHMQQMQQHQYYPPQQQQQAGQQRISMQEIQTQPQQIRPSQPQPPPPPPQQQQLQLQQRQGSMQIPQYYQPQPMMQHLQEQQQQQMHLQPPSYHRDPHQYTPEQAHTVQLIPLGSMSQYYYQEPQQPYSHPLYQQSHLPQHQQREDSQLKTYSSDRQAQAMLSSHGDLGPPDAGMGDPASSDLTRVSSALPHRPLLSPSGIHLNNMGPQHQQLSPSAMWPQMHLPDGRAQPGSPESSGQPKGVFGEQFDAKNKLTCSICLKEFKNLPALNGHMRSHGGMRASPNLKQEEGEKVLPPQPQPPLPPPPPPPPPPQLPPEAESLTPMVMPVSVPVKLLPPKPSSQGFTNSTVAAPSARDKPASSMSDDEMPVLEIPRKHQPSVPKAEEPLKTVQEKKKFRHRPEPLFIPPPPSYNPNPAASYSGATLYQSQLRSPRVLGDHLLLDPTHELPPYTPPPMLSPVRQGSGLFSNVISGHGPGAHPQLPLTPLTPTPRVLLCRSNSIDGSNVTVTPGPGEQTVDVEPRINIGLRFQAEIPELQDISALAQDTHKATLVWKPWPELENHDLQQRVENLLHLCCSSALPGGGTNSEFALHSLFEAKGDVMVALEMLLLRKPVRLKCHPLANYHYAGSDKWTSLERKLFNKALATYSKDFIFVQKMVKSKTVAQCVEYYYTWKKIMRLGRKHRTRLAEIIDDCVTSEEEEELEEEEEDPEEDRKSTKEEESEVPKSPEPPPVPVLAPTEGPPLQALGQPSGSFICEMPNCGAVFSSRQALNGHARIHGGTNQVTKARGAVPSGKQKPGGTQSGYCSVKSSPSHSTTSGETDPTTIFPCKECGKVFFKIKSRNAHMKTHRQQEEQQRQKAQKAAFAAEMAATIERTTGPVGAPGLLPLDQLSLIKPIKDVDILDDDVVQQLGGVMEEAEVVDTDLLLDDQDSVLLQGDAEL; encoded by the exons ATGGGTGACCAGCAACTGTACAAGACCAACCATGTGGCCCACGGTAGTGAGAACCTTTTCTACCAACAGCCACCACTTGGCGTCCACGGCGGGCTGAACCACAACTATGGGAATGCAGTAACAGGGGGCGGAATGGATGCCCCTCAGGCCTCGCCCATCTCCCCCCACTTCCCTCAAGAAACGCGGGATGGTCTGGGCTTGCCTGTTGGCTCCAAAAACCTTGGCCAAATGGATACCTCGAGGCAGGGAGGGTGGGGAAGTCATGCAGGGCCTGGAAACCATGTCCAGCTACGTGGAAACCTGGCCAACTCAAACATGATGTGGGGGGCACCGGCCCAGGCTGAGCCCACTGATGGCTACCAATATACCTACTCCCAGGCCAGCGAGATCCGGACCCAGAAGCTTACCAGCGGTGTCTTACACAAGCTGGACTCTTTCACCCAGGTGTTTGCCAACCAAAACCTGCGAATTCAGGTCAACAATATGGCCCAGGTGCTGCACACTCAGTCAGCAGTGATGGATGGAGCCCCTGACAGTGCCCTCCGCCAGCTGCTGTCTCAGAAGCCCATGGAGCCCCCAGCACCGGCTATCCCTTCCCGCTACCAGCAGGTGTCCCAGCAGCCTCACCCTGGTTTCACTGGTGGGCTGTCCAAACCAGCCCTTCAGGTCGGGCAGCACCCTACCCAAGGGCACCTGTATTATGACTACCAGCAGCCACTGGCTCAGGTGCCAGTGCAGGGAGGACAGCCACTGCAGGCCCCACAGATGCTGTCACAGCACATGCAACAGATGCAGCAGCACCAGTATTACCCACCGCAGCAACAGCAGCAAGCCGGGCAACAGCGTATCTCCATGCAAGAAATACAGACGCAGCCGCAACAAATTCGCCCATCACAACCAcagccgccgccaccgccgccgcagcagcagcagctacagCTGCAGCAGCGGCAGGGTTCAATGCAGATACCTCAGTATTATCAGCCCCAACCCATGATGCAGCACTTgcaagagcagcagcagcaacagatGCACCTGCAGCCCCCTTCTTATCACAGGGACCCTCACCAGTATACCCCAGAGCAGGCACACACTGTCCAGCTGATTCCCCTGGGCTCCATGTCCCAGTACTACTACCAGGAGCCCCAGCAGCCCTACAGCCACCCCCTCTACCAGcagagccacctgcctcagcaccAGCAGCGTGAGGACAGTCAGCTGAAGACCTACTCTAGTGACAGACAGGCCCAGGCCATGCTGAGCTCCCATGGGGACTTGGGGCCTCCTGACGCAGGAATGGGAGACCCAGCGAGCTCGGATCTGACCCGGGTCAGCAGCGCCCTCCCCCATCGCCCCCTCCTATCCCCCAGTGGGATCCACCTCAACAACATGGGGCCTCAGCATCAGCAGCTGTCTCCTAGTGCCATGTGGCCCCAG ATGCACCTACCTGATGGGAGAGCCCAGCCAGGGTCCCCTGAGTCAAG TGGCCAACCCAAAGGAGTGTTTGGGGAGCAGTTTGATGCCAAGAACAAGCTGACATGCTCCATCTGCCTGAAGGAGTTCAAGAACCTGCCTGCCCTGAACGGCCACATGCGGTCCCACGGGGGAATGAGGGCCTCCCCCAACCTCAAACAG gaggaaggagagaaggtcCTGCCGCCTCAGCCCCAGCCGCCActgccgcctccgcctccgcctccgccgcCGCCACAGCTCCCTCCCGAGGCAGAAAGCCTCACGCCTATGGTCATGCCCGTGTCTGTCCCTGTCAAGCTTCTCCCGCCCAAGCCCAGCTCTCAGGGGTTCACCAACAGCACCGTTGCCGCCCCCTCCGCCAGAGACAAGCCAGCCAGCTCGATGTCGGACGACGAGATGCCTGTGCTC GAAATCCCCAGGAAGCATCAGCCCAGCGTGCCCAAAGCCGAGGAGCCCCTCAAGACCGTGCAGGAGAAGAAAAAGTTCCGGCACCGGCCGGAACCACTCTTCATCCCGCCGCCGCCCTCCTACAACCCGAACCCCGCCGCCTCCTACTCGGGCGCCACCCTGTACCAGAGCCAGCTGCGCTCCCCGCGCGTCCTCGGGGATCACCTGCTCCTGGACCCCACCCACGAGCTGCCCCCTTACACGCCCCCACCCATGCTGAGCCCGGTGCGCCAGGGCTCAGGGCTCTTCAGCAATGTCATCTCCGGCCACGGCCCTGGCGCCCACCCGCAGCTGCCCCTGACGCCCCTGACGCCCACGCCACGGGTGCTGCTGTGTCGCTCCA acagcATCGATGGCAGCAACGTGACGGTCACCCCAGGGCCTGGAGAGCAGACCGTAGATGTTGAACC ACGCATCAACATTGGCTTGAGATTCCAAGCAGAAATCCCTGAACTCCAAGATATCTCTGCCCTGGCCCAGGACACACACAAGGCCACACTGGTATGGAAGCCCTGGCCAGAACTAGAAAACCATGACCTCCAGCAAAGAG TGGAGAATCTTCTGCATTTGTGCTGTTCCAGTGCATTGCCAGGTGGAGGGACCAATTCTGAATTTGCTTTGCACTCTCTGTTTGAGGCCAAAGGTGATGTAATG GTTGCTCTGGAAATGCTGCTGCTGCGGAAGCCGGTCAGGTTAAAATGTCATCCTTTAGCAAATTACCACTATGCCG GTTCGGACAAGTGGACCTCCCTAGAAAGAAAACTGTTTAACAAAGCACTAGCCACTTACAGCAAAGACTTTATTTTTGTACAGAAGATG GTGAAGTCCAAGACGGTGGCTCAGTGCGTGGAGTACTACTACACATGGAAAAAGATCATGCGGCTGGGGCGGAAACACCGGACACGCCTGGCGGAAATCATCGACGATTGTGTG AcaagtgaagaagaagaagagttagaggaggaggaggaggacccGGAAGAAGATAGGAAATCCACAAAAGAAGAAGAGAGTGAGGTGCCGAAGTCCCCGGAGCCGCCACCCGTCCCTGTCCTGGCTCCCACGGAGGGGCCGCCCCTGCAGGCCCTGGGCCAGCCCTCAGGctccttcatctgtgaaatgccCAACTGTGGGGCT GTGTTCAGCTCCCGACAGGCACTGAATGGCCATGCCCGCATCCACGGGGGCACCAACCAGGTGACCAAGGCCCGAGGTGCCGTCCCCTCTGGGAAGCAGAAGCCTGGTGGCACCCAGAGTGGGTACTGTTCGGTGAAGAGCTCACCCTCTCACAGCACCACCAGCGGCGAGACAGACCCCACCACCATCTTCCCCTGCAAGGAGTGTGGCAA agtctTCTTCAAGATCAAAAGCCGAAATGCGCACATGAAAACTCACAGGCAGCAGGAGGAACAGCAGAGGCAAAAGGCTCAGAAGGCGGCTTTTGCAGCTGAGATGGCAGCCACGATCGAGAGGACTACGGGGCCCGTGGGGGCGCCAGGGCTGCTGCCCCTGGACCAGCTGAGTCTGATAAAACCCATCAAGGACGTGGACATCCTCGACGACGACGTCGTCCAGCAGTTGGGAGGTGTCATGGAAGAGGCTGAAGTCGTGGACACCGATCTTCTCTTGGATGATCAAGATTCAGTCTTGCTTCAGGGTGACGCAGAACTATAA
- the TRERF1 gene encoding transcriptional-regulating factor 1 isoform X9 encodes MGDQQLYKTNHVAHGSENLFYQQPPLGVHGGLNHNYGNAVTGGGMDAPQASPISPHFPQETRDGLGLPVGSKNLGQMDTSRQGGWGSHAGPGNHVQLRGNLANSNMMWGAPAQAEPTDGYQYTYSQASEIRTQKLTSGVLHKLDSFTQVFANQNLRIQVNNMAQVLHTQSAVMDGAPDSALRQLLSQKPMEPPAPAIPSRYQQVSQQPHPGFTGGLSKPALQVGQHPTQGHLYYDYQQPLAQVPVQGGQPLQAPQMLSQHMQQMQQHQYYPPQQQQQAGQQRISMQEIQTQPQQIRPSQPQPPPPPPQQQQLQLQQRQGSMQIPQYYQPQPMMQHLQEQQQQQMHLQPPSYHRDPHQYTPEQAHTVQLIPLGSMSQYYYQEPQQPYSHPLYQQSHLPQHQQREDSQLKTYSSDRQAQAMLSSHGDLGPPDAGMGDPASSDLTRVSSALPHRPLLSPSGIHLNNMGPQHQQLSPSAMWPQMHLPDGRAQPGSPESSGQPKGVFGEQFDAKNKLTCSICLKEFKNLPALNGHMRSHGGMRASPNLKQEIPRKHQPSVPKAEEPLKTVQEKKKFRHRPEPLFIPPPPSYNPNPAASYSGATLYQSQLRSPRVLGDHLLLDPTHELPPYTPPPMLSPVRQGSGLFSNVISGHGPGAHPQLPLTPLTPTPRVLLCRSNSIDGSNVTVTPGPGEQTVDVEPRINIGLRFQAEIPELQDISALAQDTHKATLVWKPWPELENHDLQQRVENLLHLCCSSALPGGGTNSEFALHSLFEAKGDVMVALEMLLLRKPVRLKCHPLANYHYAGSDKWTSLERKLFNKALATYSKDFIFVQKMVKSKTVAQCVEYYYTWKKIMRLGRKHRTRLAEIIDDCVTSEEEEELEEEEEDPEEDRKSTKEEESEVPKSPEPPPVPVLAPTEGPPLQALGQPSGSFICEMPNCGAVFSSRQALNGHARIHGGTNQVTKARGAVPSGKQKPGGTQSGYCSVKSSPSHSTTSGETDPTTIFPCKECGKVFFKIKSRNAHMKTHRQQEEQQRQKAQKAAFAAEMAATIERTTGPVGAPGLLPLDQLSLIKPIKDVDILDDDVVQQLGGVMEEAEVVDTDLLLDDQDSVLLQGDAEL; translated from the exons ATGGGTGACCAGCAACTGTACAAGACCAACCATGTGGCCCACGGTAGTGAGAACCTTTTCTACCAACAGCCACCACTTGGCGTCCACGGCGGGCTGAACCACAACTATGGGAATGCAGTAACAGGGGGCGGAATGGATGCCCCTCAGGCCTCGCCCATCTCCCCCCACTTCCCTCAAGAAACGCGGGATGGTCTGGGCTTGCCTGTTGGCTCCAAAAACCTTGGCCAAATGGATACCTCGAGGCAGGGAGGGTGGGGAAGTCATGCAGGGCCTGGAAACCATGTCCAGCTACGTGGAAACCTGGCCAACTCAAACATGATGTGGGGGGCACCGGCCCAGGCTGAGCCCACTGATGGCTACCAATATACCTACTCCCAGGCCAGCGAGATCCGGACCCAGAAGCTTACCAGCGGTGTCTTACACAAGCTGGACTCTTTCACCCAGGTGTTTGCCAACCAAAACCTGCGAATTCAGGTCAACAATATGGCCCAGGTGCTGCACACTCAGTCAGCAGTGATGGATGGAGCCCCTGACAGTGCCCTCCGCCAGCTGCTGTCTCAGAAGCCCATGGAGCCCCCAGCACCGGCTATCCCTTCCCGCTACCAGCAGGTGTCCCAGCAGCCTCACCCTGGTTTCACTGGTGGGCTGTCCAAACCAGCCCTTCAGGTCGGGCAGCACCCTACCCAAGGGCACCTGTATTATGACTACCAGCAGCCACTGGCTCAGGTGCCAGTGCAGGGAGGACAGCCACTGCAGGCCCCACAGATGCTGTCACAGCACATGCAACAGATGCAGCAGCACCAGTATTACCCACCGCAGCAACAGCAGCAAGCCGGGCAACAGCGTATCTCCATGCAAGAAATACAGACGCAGCCGCAACAAATTCGCCCATCACAACCAcagccgccgccaccgccgccgcagcagcagcagctacagCTGCAGCAGCGGCAGGGTTCAATGCAGATACCTCAGTATTATCAGCCCCAACCCATGATGCAGCACTTgcaagagcagcagcagcaacagatGCACCTGCAGCCCCCTTCTTATCACAGGGACCCTCACCAGTATACCCCAGAGCAGGCACACACTGTCCAGCTGATTCCCCTGGGCTCCATGTCCCAGTACTACTACCAGGAGCCCCAGCAGCCCTACAGCCACCCCCTCTACCAGcagagccacctgcctcagcaccAGCAGCGTGAGGACAGTCAGCTGAAGACCTACTCTAGTGACAGACAGGCCCAGGCCATGCTGAGCTCCCATGGGGACTTGGGGCCTCCTGACGCAGGAATGGGAGACCCAGCGAGCTCGGATCTGACCCGGGTCAGCAGCGCCCTCCCCCATCGCCCCCTCCTATCCCCCAGTGGGATCCACCTCAACAACATGGGGCCTCAGCATCAGCAGCTGTCTCCTAGTGCCATGTGGCCCCAG ATGCACCTACCTGATGGGAGAGCCCAGCCAGGGTCCCCTGAGTCAAG TGGCCAACCCAAAGGAGTGTTTGGGGAGCAGTTTGATGCCAAGAACAAGCTGACATGCTCCATCTGCCTGAAGGAGTTCAAGAACCTGCCTGCCCTGAACGGCCACATGCGGTCCCACGGGGGAATGAGGGCCTCCCCCAACCTCAAACAG GAAATCCCCAGGAAGCATCAGCCCAGCGTGCCCAAAGCCGAGGAGCCCCTCAAGACCGTGCAGGAGAAGAAAAAGTTCCGGCACCGGCCGGAACCACTCTTCATCCCGCCGCCGCCCTCCTACAACCCGAACCCCGCCGCCTCCTACTCGGGCGCCACCCTGTACCAGAGCCAGCTGCGCTCCCCGCGCGTCCTCGGGGATCACCTGCTCCTGGACCCCACCCACGAGCTGCCCCCTTACACGCCCCCACCCATGCTGAGCCCGGTGCGCCAGGGCTCAGGGCTCTTCAGCAATGTCATCTCCGGCCACGGCCCTGGCGCCCACCCGCAGCTGCCCCTGACGCCCCTGACGCCCACGCCACGGGTGCTGCTGTGTCGCTCCA acagcATCGATGGCAGCAACGTGACGGTCACCCCAGGGCCTGGAGAGCAGACCGTAGATGTTGAACC ACGCATCAACATTGGCTTGAGATTCCAAGCAGAAATCCCTGAACTCCAAGATATCTCTGCCCTGGCCCAGGACACACACAAGGCCACACTGGTATGGAAGCCCTGGCCAGAACTAGAAAACCATGACCTCCAGCAAAGAG TGGAGAATCTTCTGCATTTGTGCTGTTCCAGTGCATTGCCAGGTGGAGGGACCAATTCTGAATTTGCTTTGCACTCTCTGTTTGAGGCCAAAGGTGATGTAATG GTTGCTCTGGAAATGCTGCTGCTGCGGAAGCCGGTCAGGTTAAAATGTCATCCTTTAGCAAATTACCACTATGCCG GTTCGGACAAGTGGACCTCCCTAGAAAGAAAACTGTTTAACAAAGCACTAGCCACTTACAGCAAAGACTTTATTTTTGTACAGAAGATG GTGAAGTCCAAGACGGTGGCTCAGTGCGTGGAGTACTACTACACATGGAAAAAGATCATGCGGCTGGGGCGGAAACACCGGACACGCCTGGCGGAAATCATCGACGATTGTGTG AcaagtgaagaagaagaagagttagaggaggaggaggaggacccGGAAGAAGATAGGAAATCCACAAAAGAAGAAGAGAGTGAGGTGCCGAAGTCCCCGGAGCCGCCACCCGTCCCTGTCCTGGCTCCCACGGAGGGGCCGCCCCTGCAGGCCCTGGGCCAGCCCTCAGGctccttcatctgtgaaatgccCAACTGTGGGGCT GTGTTCAGCTCCCGACAGGCACTGAATGGCCATGCCCGCATCCACGGGGGCACCAACCAGGTGACCAAGGCCCGAGGTGCCGTCCCCTCTGGGAAGCAGAAGCCTGGTGGCACCCAGAGTGGGTACTGTTCGGTGAAGAGCTCACCCTCTCACAGCACCACCAGCGGCGAGACAGACCCCACCACCATCTTCCCCTGCAAGGAGTGTGGCAA agtctTCTTCAAGATCAAAAGCCGAAATGCGCACATGAAAACTCACAGGCAGCAGGAGGAACAGCAGAGGCAAAAGGCTCAGAAGGCGGCTTTTGCAGCTGAGATGGCAGCCACGATCGAGAGGACTACGGGGCCCGTGGGGGCGCCAGGGCTGCTGCCCCTGGACCAGCTGAGTCTGATAAAACCCATCAAGGACGTGGACATCCTCGACGACGACGTCGTCCAGCAGTTGGGAGGTGTCATGGAAGAGGCTGAAGTCGTGGACACCGATCTTCTCTTGGATGATCAAGATTCAGTCTTGCTTCAGGGTGACGCAGAACTATAA
- the TRERF1 gene encoding transcriptional-regulating factor 1 isoform X8, with product MGDQQLYKTNHVAHGSENLFYQQPPLGVHGGLNHNYGNAVTGGGMDAPQASPISPHFPQETRDGLGLPVGSKNLGQMDTSRQGGWGSHAGPGNHVQLRGNLANSNMMWGAPAQAEPTDGYQYTYSQASEIRTQKLTSGVLHKLDSFTQVFANQNLRIQVNNMAQVLHTQSAVMDGAPDSALRQLLSQKPMEPPAPAIPSRYQQVSQQPHPGFTGGLSKPALQVGQHPTQGHLYYDYQQPLAQVPVQGGQPLQAPQMLSQHMQQMQQHQYYPPQQQQQAGQQRISMQEIQTQPQQIRPSQPQPPPPPPQQQQLQLQQRQGSMQIPQYYQPQPMMQHLQEQQQQQMHLQPPSYHRDPHQYTPEQAHTVQLIPLGSMSQYYYQEPQQPYSHPLYQQSHLPQHQQREDSQLKTYSSDRQAQAMLSSHGDLGPPDAGMGDPASSDLTRVSSALPHRPLLSPSGIHLNNMGPQHQQLSPSAMWPQMHLPDGRAQPGSPESSGQPKGVFGEQFDAKNKLTCSICLKEFKNLPALNGHMRSHGGMRASPNLKQEIPRKHQPSVPKAEEPLKTVQEKKKFRHRPEPLFIPPPPSYNPNPAASYSGATLYQSQLRSPRVLGDHLLLDPTHELPPYTPPPMLSPVRQGSGLFSNVISGHGPGAHPQLPLTPLTPTPRVLLCRSNSIDGSNVTVTPGPGEQTVDVEPRINIGLRFQAEIPELQDISALAQDTHKATLVWKPWPELENHDLQQRVENLLHLCCSSALPGGGTNSEFALHSLFEAKGDVMVALEMLLLRKPVRLKCHPLANYHYAGSDKWTSLERKLFNKALATYSKDFIFVQKMVKSKTVAQCVEYYYTWKKIMRLGRKHRTRLAEIIDDCVTSEEEEELEEEEEDPEEDRKSTKEEESEVPKSPEPPPVPVLAPTEGPPLQALGQPSGSFICEMPNCGADCRCHVTPFLPQVFSSRQALNGHARIHGGTNQVTKARGAVPSGKQKPGGTQSGYCSVKSSPSHSTTSGETDPTTIFPCKECGKVFFKIKSRNAHMKTHRQQEEQQRQKAQKAAFAAEMAATIERTTGPVGAPGLLPLDQLSLIKPIKDVDILDDDVVQQLGGVMEEAEVVDTDLLLDDQDSVLLQGDAEL from the exons ATGGGTGACCAGCAACTGTACAAGACCAACCATGTGGCCCACGGTAGTGAGAACCTTTTCTACCAACAGCCACCACTTGGCGTCCACGGCGGGCTGAACCACAACTATGGGAATGCAGTAACAGGGGGCGGAATGGATGCCCCTCAGGCCTCGCCCATCTCCCCCCACTTCCCTCAAGAAACGCGGGATGGTCTGGGCTTGCCTGTTGGCTCCAAAAACCTTGGCCAAATGGATACCTCGAGGCAGGGAGGGTGGGGAAGTCATGCAGGGCCTGGAAACCATGTCCAGCTACGTGGAAACCTGGCCAACTCAAACATGATGTGGGGGGCACCGGCCCAGGCTGAGCCCACTGATGGCTACCAATATACCTACTCCCAGGCCAGCGAGATCCGGACCCAGAAGCTTACCAGCGGTGTCTTACACAAGCTGGACTCTTTCACCCAGGTGTTTGCCAACCAAAACCTGCGAATTCAGGTCAACAATATGGCCCAGGTGCTGCACACTCAGTCAGCAGTGATGGATGGAGCCCCTGACAGTGCCCTCCGCCAGCTGCTGTCTCAGAAGCCCATGGAGCCCCCAGCACCGGCTATCCCTTCCCGCTACCAGCAGGTGTCCCAGCAGCCTCACCCTGGTTTCACTGGTGGGCTGTCCAAACCAGCCCTTCAGGTCGGGCAGCACCCTACCCAAGGGCACCTGTATTATGACTACCAGCAGCCACTGGCTCAGGTGCCAGTGCAGGGAGGACAGCCACTGCAGGCCCCACAGATGCTGTCACAGCACATGCAACAGATGCAGCAGCACCAGTATTACCCACCGCAGCAACAGCAGCAAGCCGGGCAACAGCGTATCTCCATGCAAGAAATACAGACGCAGCCGCAACAAATTCGCCCATCACAACCAcagccgccgccaccgccgccgcagcagcagcagctacagCTGCAGCAGCGGCAGGGTTCAATGCAGATACCTCAGTATTATCAGCCCCAACCCATGATGCAGCACTTgcaagagcagcagcagcaacagatGCACCTGCAGCCCCCTTCTTATCACAGGGACCCTCACCAGTATACCCCAGAGCAGGCACACACTGTCCAGCTGATTCCCCTGGGCTCCATGTCCCAGTACTACTACCAGGAGCCCCAGCAGCCCTACAGCCACCCCCTCTACCAGcagagccacctgcctcagcaccAGCAGCGTGAGGACAGTCAGCTGAAGACCTACTCTAGTGACAGACAGGCCCAGGCCATGCTGAGCTCCCATGGGGACTTGGGGCCTCCTGACGCAGGAATGGGAGACCCAGCGAGCTCGGATCTGACCCGGGTCAGCAGCGCCCTCCCCCATCGCCCCCTCCTATCCCCCAGTGGGATCCACCTCAACAACATGGGGCCTCAGCATCAGCAGCTGTCTCCTAGTGCCATGTGGCCCCAG ATGCACCTACCTGATGGGAGAGCCCAGCCAGGGTCCCCTGAGTCAAG TGGCCAACCCAAAGGAGTGTTTGGGGAGCAGTTTGATGCCAAGAACAAGCTGACATGCTCCATCTGCCTGAAGGAGTTCAAGAACCTGCCTGCCCTGAACGGCCACATGCGGTCCCACGGGGGAATGAGGGCCTCCCCCAACCTCAAACAG GAAATCCCCAGGAAGCATCAGCCCAGCGTGCCCAAAGCCGAGGAGCCCCTCAAGACCGTGCAGGAGAAGAAAAAGTTCCGGCACCGGCCGGAACCACTCTTCATCCCGCCGCCGCCCTCCTACAACCCGAACCCCGCCGCCTCCTACTCGGGCGCCACCCTGTACCAGAGCCAGCTGCGCTCCCCGCGCGTCCTCGGGGATCACCTGCTCCTGGACCCCACCCACGAGCTGCCCCCTTACACGCCCCCACCCATGCTGAGCCCGGTGCGCCAGGGCTCAGGGCTCTTCAGCAATGTCATCTCCGGCCACGGCCCTGGCGCCCACCCGCAGCTGCCCCTGACGCCCCTGACGCCCACGCCACGGGTGCTGCTGTGTCGCTCCA acagcATCGATGGCAGCAACGTGACGGTCACCCCAGGGCCTGGAGAGCAGACCGTAGATGTTGAACC ACGCATCAACATTGGCTTGAGATTCCAAGCAGAAATCCCTGAACTCCAAGATATCTCTGCCCTGGCCCAGGACACACACAAGGCCACACTGGTATGGAAGCCCTGGCCAGAACTAGAAAACCATGACCTCCAGCAAAGAG TGGAGAATCTTCTGCATTTGTGCTGTTCCAGTGCATTGCCAGGTGGAGGGACCAATTCTGAATTTGCTTTGCACTCTCTGTTTGAGGCCAAAGGTGATGTAATG GTTGCTCTGGAAATGCTGCTGCTGCGGAAGCCGGTCAGGTTAAAATGTCATCCTTTAGCAAATTACCACTATGCCG GTTCGGACAAGTGGACCTCCCTAGAAAGAAAACTGTTTAACAAAGCACTAGCCACTTACAGCAAAGACTTTATTTTTGTACAGAAGATG GTGAAGTCCAAGACGGTGGCTCAGTGCGTGGAGTACTACTACACATGGAAAAAGATCATGCGGCTGGGGCGGAAACACCGGACACGCCTGGCGGAAATCATCGACGATTGTGTG AcaagtgaagaagaagaagagttagaggaggaggaggaggacccGGAAGAAGATAGGAAATCCACAAAAGAAGAAGAGAGTGAGGTGCCGAAGTCCCCGGAGCCGCCACCCGTCCCTGTCCTGGCTCCCACGGAGGGGCCGCCCCTGCAGGCCCTGGGCCAGCCCTCAGGctccttcatctgtgaaatgccCAACTGTGGGGCT GACTGTAGATGTCATGTCACTCCCTTTCTTCCCCAGGTGTTCAGCTCCCGACAGGCACTGAATGGCCATGCCCGCATCCACGGGGGCACCAACCAGGTGACCAAGGCCCGAGGTGCCGTCCCCTCTGGGAAGCAGAAGCCTGGTGGCACCCAGAGTGGGTACTGTTCGGTGAAGAGCTCACCCTCTCACAGCACCACCAGCGGCGAGACAGACCCCACCACCATCTTCCCCTGCAAGGAGTGTGGCAA agtctTCTTCAAGATCAAAAGCCGAAATGCGCACATGAAAACTCACAGGCAGCAGGAGGAACAGCAGAGGCAAAAGGCTCAGAAGGCGGCTTTTGCAGCTGAGATGGCAGCCACGATCGAGAGGACTACGGGGCCCGTGGGGGCGCCAGGGCTGCTGCCCCTGGACCAGCTGAGTCTGATAAAACCCATCAAGGACGTGGACATCCTCGACGACGACGTCGTCCAGCAGTTGGGAGGTGTCATGGAAGAGGCTGAAGTCGTGGACACCGATCTTCTCTTGGATGATCAAGATTCAGTCTTGCTTCAGGGTGACGCAGAACTATAA